TGGTGTGGTCACCGCACGTGTCGCGAATGCCATGATGGTGGAATCTGCCATATGTAATAAATAAGCCAAACTCATTGGTAAAGCCACAGCACTTAAACTGGCAAAGATCAAAATCCCAATAATGCCTTTTAAAGGTAAATCGTCATAGCGCATTGCAGCTAAAGGAATTGCCAAAGCCACGGTGACATAACCCAGTAAATGATTAAATAATGGATTAACCTCTGCCATATAAGACTCATAAGGAATGCCGACCAGCATTAAAAAACCAATAACAAAGCACATTCCGAAAACCAGTACGGGAATTTGAGGAATTTTTTTATTGAAAGGTTTGGCAACCAAATAGGCAACTAAAGTCAGTAGAAAACCATAAAGTACAGTCAGCATTGTGATCTCCTATAACCAGCGTTTGGCCATTTTGGCGTAAATCCATAATGGAATTAAGGTGCTGACGGTAAGCACCACCAAAAAAAGTGGAATTTCTTTTCCCATGTGAAGCAGCATCATCAGTGAGCCCGCGCTGATGGGTAAAAATGCAAAAGCACTTTCCTTCATGATTTTATTATTCACATCGACAATACGGATAGGGACACTTTTCCATTTGCGCCATATAAATAATACCACCAGCAAGCTAAGCAGTCCCACCAAATTACCCAGTT
This genomic window from Acinetobacter sp. TGL-Y2 contains:
- a CDS encoding LrgB family protein, with protein sequence MLTVLYGFLLTLVAYLVAKPFNKKIPQIPVLVFGMCFVIGFLMLVGIPYESYMAEVNPLFNHLLGYVTVALAIPLAAMRYDDLPLKGIIGILIFASLSAVALPMSLAYLLHMADSTIMAFATRAVTTPIAINIATLLDAPISLAILIVILSGVIGAAFSPLILRHINDERASGLALGLAAHAIGTAQAWQRGSIAGRYAAFGMAVNAVFTALWLPTLILYLNKV